In Aggregicoccus sp. 17bor-14, the genomic window CGCAGCGGCGAGTCGAGCGCGCCCGGGCTCACCCGCGCCTGCGCCGCGTAGCTGGGCACGGCGCCCGGCACGAAGGTCTCCGGGTCCTCCGGCTGGCAGCGGTCCTCGAGCCCGCACACCCAGCCGGACGGACAGCCCTGGTCGCGCACCGCCTCGCCCAGGGCGAAGTCACAGGGGAAGGCGTTGCCCTCGTCGAGCTTCAGCCCGCCCGAGCACGCGCACAGCAGGAGCAGGCCGCACAGTCCCAGCGCCCTCACGGCAGCACCCCCGCCAGGGCGAAGCCGCGTCCCGTGGGCACCAGCGCGATGCGCGGTCCGCCTTCGGGCGGCGGCATGAGCAGGAAGCCCGCCGCGAGCAGCCCCGCGCCCGCGCCCATCGCCACCAGCGCGAGCGTCTTGTCGCGCCCGAGCCGGCTGTTCTCCTGCCGGTAGTAGTCCAGCTCGCGCAGGTTGCGGCCCTGGCAGGTCCCGTTCACCGGGCCCTCCGGGCACAGCTCGTCGTTGAGCACCTTCTGGCGGCTGAGCGCGATGAGCCCGTACACGCCGCCGCCCAAGAGCGCCGCGCTCCCCGCCCCCAGCAGGCTGTAGGGCAGCACCCGGCTCGCCGGCGGCGGCAGGGGCGCGCCGCTCGCCTCGGCCACCGTGTAGGGCACCAGCTGGCGCAGCGTGGAGAGCTCGCGCGCGAGCCGCGTGCTGCGCCCCACCGGGCGCCCCTTCACCGTGTCGAGGACCTGGAGGCTGAGCTCGTAGGTGGGGCCCAGCTTGCTCAAGGAGCCGCTCAGCACGTAGCGCGCGCCCAGCGCCCCGCCCACGTCCTGCGCGCAGGCCTCCGCGCGCGCGTCACAGGTGCCCAGCAGCTGCCGCTGGCGCTCGGCCGTGAGCAGCGTCTCCACGTCGCGGCGGCTGAGCACCTCGAAGAGGTTGCGCTCGGTGAGGCTCTGCACGACGGCGTCCGTCAGCGCGGCGGCCTCCTGCGCGGAGACGCCCTGTGCACTGAGGTCGGTGACGAGCAGGCGCGGCTTTGCCTCCGCGCTCGCGCGCGGCTGGGTGCCTGCGGGTGGCGGCGGCAGCGGCAGCGGCGGCTGCTGCGCTCCTGCACTCGAGGCCCACAGCAGGCAACACAGCAGTCCTGTCCCGGCACGCATCGACACTCGGCTCTCCCCCCAACAGTCTGAGTTGCGCCGAGCCTAGTTCAGAAGCGCGCACTTGCCGCGTTCCTGGCGCAGCGGTCTCCTCTCGCCTTTCACGGAGGCAGAGGGACGGGTCCGTCGCACTGTGAACCGCGCGCATCGGCTCTATGGGAAGCCGGGACGGGACGGGCTCCCGTCGCATGCGCCGAGCGCGGGCGGGCGCTGCCCTGCGAGGCGCTCCGGGGAAGCTCGGGAGATTTCAAAACCCCCGAGGTTTGTAGACAGCACCGCACCGACCTGCGCCCGGGAGGGGTACCCCCGGGGCGCGAAGTCGCGCGCACCTGTTCTGAGATGTCGGGGGTATTGCGGTAGTCCTTACAGGCCCCGCGGCCTCGCCTCCTGGGGGGCCGCACCAGGATGGAAGCGGGCCCGCTCCCGAGCCTCCCTGGAGCGCTGCGCAGGCCGACGCCCGCGCGCGCTGGACATCCACGAGGCGAGCCCGTCCCGCCCGTCCTCATCCCGAGCCGCAGGAGCAGCGGGCGTCGCGGACCTAGCGCGCCGGTGCCGGGACGTCCGCGTCCGTGAGGTCCTTGCATGCGCCGTCGCACTCCGGGAAGAGGCGCAGGTAGCGCGCCTGCTCGGTGCACTCCGCGCGCACCGCCGGCGTCCCTCCGTCCTTGCAGAGCACCTTGTAGCGCCCGAGCGCTTCCTGGAACACGGCGGTGCGCTGCGCGGGGGTGAGCGTGCCCACCGCGCGCTGCTCGCCGCGCGTCTGCCACAGGAGGAAGAAGCCGCCGAAGAGCACGAGCAGCAGCAGCGCGACGCCCATGCGTCCCAGGCGGGGGCCCATGCTGCGCTCCGAGAGGACCGGCTGAATGACCCGGCGGGGCGAGACGTGAGGGGAGTTCATCACGGCGGCACCTCCTGCGCACACAGGAGGAATCTAAGAACCCCTCCCTGCGCCGGCCACGTCCTGCGAGGGGAGGGGCGTGCGGGAGCGGGGGCGCGAGGCTGCCTGCTCAGGCCCTGCCCCTCTCGTCCCTGCCCTCCCGTGGGGAAGGGGGGACCGCAGGGACGTCGAACCAGAAGCACGCCCCCTGCCCCGGCTCGGTCTCGAGCCCCACCTCCCCCTCGTGCGCCTCCACGATCTCGCGCACGATGGACAGGCCCAGCCCTGCCCCGCCCCCCGGCGCACCCGGCACCCGGTAGAACTTCTCGAAGACCCGGCGCTGGTGCTCGGGCGCCACGCCCGGCCCCTCGTCCCGCACCTCGAAGCGCACCCGCCCCGCCTCCTGCCGCACGCCCACCTCCACGCGCCCTCCGGGAGCACTGTGGCGCACGGCGTTGGAGACCAGGTTGCTGAGCACCAGCCCCAGTCGCTCGGGGTCCACCTCCAGCAACCCCACCCCGGCCGCGACGGAGGTGCGGAGCACGAGCCCCTTCTGCTCCGCAGACATGCGGTGCGGTCCCACGCCCAGCTCCAGCAGTTCGTCCGTGCCCACCTGCCGCCGCTGCATGGCGAGCCGGCCCTCCTGGATGCGCTGCAGGTCCAGGAGGTCGTCCACCAGGGTCTGCAGGCGCTCGCAGTCCTCGCGCGCCGCGAAGAGCAGCTCCTCCTGCTTCCCGCTCACCGGCCCCGCAGCCCCTTCCGCGCACAGGTGGATGGCCATGCGCAGGCTCGTGAGCGGCGTGCGGAACTCGTGCGCCACCGTGGCCACCAGGTCGTTCTTCAGCGCGTCGAAGCGCTTGAGGCGCGTCACGTCCTGCAGGATGACGGTGGCCCCGATGATGCCCGCGCGCTCCGCATGCACGGGCGAGCCGCGCGGCAGGAAGTAGCTGGGGCCCTCGCCGCCCTCCACCCGCACCGCCTCCTCGTAGCCGCGCGGGAGGAAGGGCCCCCGGCCCTCCAGCACGTGCCGGCGCACCCGCTCCAGCACCTCGCGCAGCTCGGGCGCCGCGCGCGCGAGCGGGTCTGGCGCTCCCTCCACGCCGGGCCCCAGCAGCCGCTCCGCCGCGCCGTTCAGGTTGAGCAGCCGCTGGTCCACGCCGAACACCAGCACCGGATCCGGCAGGCTGTCGATCGCCGCCTGCGACGCCGCCTGCGCCTGCAGCAGCTCCCCCAGCGAGCTCTCGCGATAGCGCCTCAGCGAGTCCGCCATGGCGTTGAACTCCGCCGCGAGCTGCGCGAGCTCCCCTCCCCCGGTGGGCTGCGCGCGCGCATCCAGGTCCCCCTGCCCCAGCCGGCGCACCGCCTCGCCCAGCAGCGTCACCGGCTGCAGCGCGCGGCGCGTGAGCGCCACCCCCGTTCCCAGCCCCAGCGCGAGCGCCGCGAGCACGCCCCCCAGCGCGAGCGCGTTCGCGCGCTCGCTCTGCTGCCGCTGCCGCTCGCTCTTGCGCACCATCGCATCCTGGTTCAGCGCCAGCACCTGCGCCGCCGCGCTCTCGAGCGCGCGCAGCGCGGGCTCCGTCGCGCGCAGGTACTGCACTCGCACCGCCCGTGGGTCCTCCGCTGCGACGGCCGCCTCCAGCTCCTGCTGGCACCGGCCCCAGCGCGCGCGCAGCTGCGCCGTCGCCTCCCGCTCGCCGGGCTCCGTGAGGTTTCCCTCCTGCACCCGCAGCTCCTGCTCGAAGCGCTGCCGGAAGCGGGAGACCTGCCCGAGCCCCCGCTCGCGCTCGCCCGCCGCGAGCAGCAGCACCCCGCTGTCGATGCGCTCGAGCGCCTCCTGCATGCGCTGCAGCGCGAGCAGGCTGCGGTAGTTGTCCGCGAGGATCTGCATCCCGCTCTCGCCCACGCTGCGAAGCGTGAGCACGGCGAGCAGCCCCACCAGCGCGAGCGCCAGCGCGAGCGGAGCCTGCGCGAGCAGCAGCCGGGTGCGCAGGCTCATCGGCGACCTCCCGGTGCGCGGCCGCTTCCCGCCCGCTGCTCGCCCTGCTCCGACCGTCCGCGCCGAGCCATCCCGACTCCTCCCGTCACCTGCCCCCTACTACGCCGCGCGACGCCGCGCCCTCCACCCCTGGCGCAGGGCGTCCCTCTACGCTGCAGTCCCGAGCACCCGCACGGGCAGCACCATGGCGTCCAGGCCCGCGAACTGCAGACGGCGCTGCAGCGCGTACCCCGTCTCGTTGTGCAGCAGGCCCTGGAACCACTTCTCGCGCTGGAAGACGAGCTTGCCCGCGAAGAAGACCGAGCGGGGGTAGACCCTGGCCACCTCGCGGCACAGCCGCTCCGCCTCGGCCACCGTCTCCGTGCCCACGCCCATGCGCGCGTCCGCGGCGAAGCCCAGCCGCCGCGCGAGCGCGACGTAGCGCGCGAGCGCGGCCTGCGTGCGCTGGCGCACCTCCTCCACCTCCTCCACGTCCTTGAAGCTGGCCGAGTCCACCACCCCCACCGAGACGAAGACGTAGTTGCGGAAGTGCCGTGGAAAGAGCCGCTCCACCGCGAGCAACTGGTGCACCCCCAGCCCCGCGTACTCCCCCACCAGGAGCACCGCCGTGGGCGCGAGCGGCTCCAGCGCGCGAGCCTCCCCGGAGGCCTCCCGCGGGAGCGCGGGGAGGATCTCGTCCAGGCGCCGCAGGTTGCGGCGCACCCCGCGATAGTGCGCGCGGATGAGGAAGCACAGCGCCACGAGGAGCCCGGTGAGCGCCAGCGTCACCCAGCCGCCCTGCCCGAACTTCTCGTACACGGTGACGCCGAGGATGCCGAGGCACAGCATCAGGCCCACCACGTGCACGGCGATGTGCCGCTTCCAGTCCGCGTGCCGCCGCCGCCCGCGCAGCCAGAAGCGGCACATGGCCGCCTGCGAGAGGCTGAAGGTGACGAACACGTTGATGGAGTAGAGGACCACCAGGTGCCCCACGTCGCCGCGCGTGTACAGCAGCGCCGCGAGCGAGGCCCCGCCCATGAGCAGCACCCCGTTCTGGGTGACGAGCCGGTCGGACAGCTGGGAGAAGCGGTGGGGCAGCCACGAGTCGCTCGCCATGTTGGCCATCACGCGCGGCCCATCGATGAAGCCGGCCTGCGCGGCGACGAAGAGCAGCAGCGCCTCGGAGACGAGGATGAGCAGCACGAAGGCGTGCCCCACCGCGCCCCCGCCGGCGTGCAGGGGCAGGCCCGCCGCGAAGCGCTCGGCCAGCACCGCGTTCATCGTCTTGCCCTCCACCGGTGAGACGCGCAGCAGCAGGTAGGCCAGCGTGATGCCCGCGGCCGTGAGCGCGAGGCTCACCGCCATGAGCAGCATGGTGCGCTTGCCGGTGTGCACCTTCGGCTCGCGCATGATGGCGAGGCCGTTGGAGACCGCCTCGATGCCCGTGTACGTGCCGCCGCCCAGCGAGTAGGCGCGCAGGAACAGCGCGAGCATGCCCACCCCGCCCAGCGTCCCCAGCCCCTCGGCGTAGCCGCTGCGCACCTCGGCGGCGAGCGCGGGCAGCTCGGAGAGGCGCCCCAGCACCGCGCCCGCGATGAGCACCGCGTGGCCCACCAGGAAGGCGAGGAAGATGGGGGTGAGCACGGTGACGCTCTCCTTCACCCCGCGCAGGTTCATCAGCACCAGCAGGGCGATGACCGCGAACACCGCCGGCAGCTTCCACGCGCCCAGGTGCGGCCCCAGGCTGAAGAGCGCGTCCGCACCCGCCGCCACGGAGATGGTGATGGTGAGCACGTAGTCGACGATGAGCGCGCTGCCGCTCACCACGCCTGCCCCCGCGCCGAGCAGCCGGGTGGCCACCACGTAGCCCCCGCCGCCGAAGGGGAACTGCTCGATGATGCGGCTGTAGCCGTAGGAGATGACGAAGACGGTGAAGGCCGTGGCCAGCGCGAGCCCCACCGCGAGGTACGTGTGGGCGCCCAGGGCCTTGAAGGCCTCCTCCGGCCCGTAGGCCGAGGAGGAGAGGCCGTCTGCGCCCAGCCCCACCCAGGCGAGGAAGGCGACGAGCGAGACGTGGTGGAACACGCCCGGGTCCTGCACGCTGCGCGCCCCCCCGAGCAGCCGCCTGCGCCAGCCACGCGGCCGCGGGAGCGCGGGCGCTGCGCCGGGGGCAGGAGGCAGGGGAGGCGGCGGCGCACTGCGCGCAGGCTCGCCCGGGTGTGTCGGCATGCGGAGCTCCTCGGAGCGGGGGACGCGCAGACCCGCGAGGGCTGCGCCCGTCCCTGCCCAGGAGCACGCGACGTGCCGCCGCGACCCGCCGGGCCGGACCCAGCAAGGTCGCTCCCTTGGCGCGCGCCGCCGCGCCCCCGTCGTGCAACTTGCAACCCTGCCCCCGCAGCGCCGTGCAAGGCGCACGCTGCAGCGGGGCGCCCCCGGCGCGCTCCCGGAGCCGGGGGCGGGTGGCATGCCGCAAGCAGTGGATGAGGAGGCCATGACTCCCCTGACCGATGCCGCCCTCCCCTGCCGCCGGATGCTCGGCTCTGGTGGAAAGCTGCTGCTGCTCGTCACGCTGCTCCTGCTCCTCGCCGCGCTGGGCGTCCGCTCCCTCGCAGAGCGCCAGCTGCTCGAGGCCATGCCCGCGCCCCGGCGCGCGACCCTCCTGCAGGCCGAGCTGCTCACCTTCCGCCTGCGCTGCGGCGAGGACGTGGCGCACCGCTCGGAAGCGGACTGTCGCGAGCGCGCGCGCAACGTGCTCAGCTTCCCCGAGTGCGGTGCGGCCTGCAGGCAGGCCGTCGAGGCCTACGCCCCCGCCGCCACGCGCTGAGCGCCCCATGGACCTGCCCGCCCCCCGCTCCGACGTCCTCCCGCCGCCTCGCCCCCTGCGCGTGCTGGTGGTGGACGACGAGCGCAACATCCGCAGCACCCTGCGCCTGTGCCTCGAGAGCCTCGGCTGCGAGGTGCGCGAGGCGGCGGGCCCCGAGGCGGCGCTGGCCGCGCTCGCGCAGGCGCCCGTGGACCTGTGCTTCCTCGACCTGCGGCTGGGCACCGCGAGCGGCATGGAGCTGCTGCCCCGGCTGCTCGCCGAGGACGCCTCGCTGGACGTGGTGCTCATCACCGCCTACGCGAGCTTCGACACGGCGGTGGAGGCCGTGCGCCGCGGCGCGCGCGACTTCATCGCCAAGCCCTTCACCCCCGCGCAGGTGCGCCACGTGGTGGCGCGCACCAGCGAGCGACGCGACCTGGCGCGCGAGCGCGAGTCCCTCCAGGCGCAGCTGGCCGAGGTGAGCCCCGAGGCCCTGCTGGACACGCGGGCCCCGGCCATGCGCGCCGCGCTCGCGCTCGTCTCGCGCGCGGCGACCTCCGATGCCGCGGTGCTGCTGCGCGGCGAGAGCGGCACCGGCAAGGGCGTGGTGGCGCGCGCGCTGCACGCGCTCTCCGCGCGCCGCAGCCGCCCCTTCGTCACGGTGAACTGCCCCACGCTCTCCGAGCAGCTGCTCGCCAGCGAGCTGTTCGGCCACGCGCGCGGCGCCTTCACCGGCGCGGTGAGGGACCAGCCGGGCCGCGTGGAGCAGGCGGAGGGCGGCACCCTCTTCCTCGACGAGGTCACGGAGATGAGCCCCGCGCTGCAGGCGCAGCTCTTGCGCTTCCTGCAGGACAAGCAGTTCGAGCGGCTGGGCGAGGGGCGCACCCGCCATGCCGACGTGCGCGTGGTGGCGGCCACGAACCGCGACCTGGACCCGGCCGTGGCCACCGGGCGCTTCCGCGAGGACCTGCTCTACCGGCTGAACGTGGTGGAGGTGACGCTGCCGCCCCTGCGCGAGCGCGCCGAGGACATCCTCCCGCTCGCGCGCCGCTTCCTCGCCTTCTTCGCGCGCGCTGCCCAGCGCCGCCCGCCCGAGCTCTCGGCCGCCACCGAGGCGCTGCTGCGCGCCTACCCGTGGCCCGGCAACGTGCGCGAGCTACGCAACGCGCTGGAGCGCGCGCTCATCGTCTGGCCCGCGGACGTGCTCGAGCCCCAGGCCTTCCCCGAGCGCATCTCGGCGGCCGGGGGCCACGGCGTAGTGCTCGGCGGGCCGCACACGCTGGAGCAGGTGGAGCGCGAGCACCTGCTGCGCGTGGTGGGCAGCCGCCCGAGCCTCGACGAGGCCGCGCGGGTGCTCGGCATCGATGCGTCCACGCTGTGGCGCAAGCGCAAGAAGTACGAGGCGGAGTGAGCGCCAGGCGCGATTGCACCCGGCGTCGGCGCCGCAGCCTGCGCTGCGCGTCACCGAGAGCCCGAGCCGTCGGGCTCAGCTCCGGCGCGCAGCGCGCCACCGCCCCCGGAGCACGAGCAGGCTCAGCGCTGCGAGCCAGGCCCCCGGCGAGCCCGCGGTGGACGCGCAGCCGGAGCCCGGGAGTGGGCCGCCGTCATCCAACGTGTCATCGCCGTACGGCATCCCCACGTACACGGTGACACGGAAGCTGCAGCTCGCCGTGTTCTTCACCGCATCCGTGGCGGTGACCACGACCTGCGTTGCGCCCTCGGGGAAGGTGCTCCCCGAGGCCTGCGAGTAGGTGAGGGTGACGGACTCGCCACTGTTGTCGCTCGCCTGCGCGGGCGGATAGTTCACGTTGATGTTCAGGGGCTGCGATGCGTTCACCGCCACGTCCGCGGGGCAGGTCAGCGTGGGCGGGATGGGATCGTGCACCTTCGCCATCGGAATGGCCCACGGCTCGTAGCCGCTCACGCCGTCCGTGGCGCGGAAGTAGAGCGTGTCGCCCGCGAGCGCGAAGTGGCTCGCGCCGCTGCTCTCGGGGCCGGGGCGCACGTCGGAGACCATGAAGGTGCCCTCGGGCGTCCCGTCGCTGCGCCACAGCTCCTGGCCGTGTACCCCGTCGTCGCCGCGGAACACGAGCAGCCCGTCGAGGATCTGGTAGCCGTAGAAGTTGTCCGCGGACACCGCGACGTCCTTCACGCGCACGGTGCCTGCCTGCGTGCCGTCACTGCGCCAGAGCGCCGTGCCACCAGCTGAGCCTGGTCCCACGAAGAGCACGCCGGCACCGTGCGC contains:
- a CDS encoding CsgG/HfaB family protein, with amino-acid sequence MSMRAGTGLLCCLLWASSAGAQQPPLPLPPPPAGTQPRASAEAKPRLLVTDLSAQGVSAQEAAALTDAVVQSLTERNLFEVLSRRDVETLLTAERQRQLLGTCDARAEACAQDVGGALGARYVLSGSLSKLGPTYELSLQVLDTVKGRPVGRSTRLARELSTLRQLVPYTVAEASGAPLPPPASRVLPYSLLGAGSAALLGGGVYGLIALSRQKVLNDELCPEGPVNGTCQGRNLRELDYYRQENSRLGRDKTLALVAMGAGAGLLAAGFLLMPPPEGGPRIALVPTGRGFALAGVLP
- a CDS encoding sigma-54 dependent transcriptional regulator codes for the protein MDLPAPRSDVLPPPRPLRVLVVDDERNIRSTLRLCLESLGCEVREAAGPEAALAALAQAPVDLCFLDLRLGTASGMELLPRLLAEDASLDVVLITAYASFDTAVEAVRRGARDFIAKPFTPAQVRHVVARTSERRDLARERESLQAQLAEVSPEALLDTRAPAMRAALALVSRAATSDAAVLLRGESGTGKGVVARALHALSARRSRPFVTVNCPTLSEQLLASELFGHARGAFTGAVRDQPGRVEQAEGGTLFLDEVTEMSPALQAQLLRFLQDKQFERLGEGRTRHADVRVVAATNRDLDPAVATGRFREDLLYRLNVVEVTLPPLRERAEDILPLARRFLAFFARAAQRRPPELSAATEALLRAYPWPGNVRELRNALERALIVWPADVLEPQAFPERISAAGGHGVVLGGPHTLEQVEREHLLRVVGSRPSLDEAARVLGIDASTLWRKRKKYEAE
- a CDS encoding ATP-binding protein, encoding MSLRTRLLLAQAPLALALALVGLLAVLTLRSVGESGMQILADNYRSLLALQRMQEALERIDSGVLLLAAGERERGLGQVSRFRQRFEQELRVQEGNLTEPGEREATAQLRARWGRCQQELEAAVAAEDPRAVRVQYLRATEPALRALESAAAQVLALNQDAMVRKSERQRQQSERANALALGGVLAALALGLGTGVALTRRALQPVTLLGEAVRRLGQGDLDARAQPTGGGELAQLAAEFNAMADSLRRYRESSLGELLQAQAASQAAIDSLPDPVLVFGVDQRLLNLNGAAERLLGPGVEGAPDPLARAAPELREVLERVRRHVLEGRGPFLPRGYEEAVRVEGGEGPSYFLPRGSPVHAERAGIIGATVILQDVTRLKRFDALKNDLVATVAHEFRTPLTSLRMAIHLCAEGAAGPVSGKQEELLFAAREDCERLQTLVDDLLDLQRIQEGRLAMQRRQVGTDELLELGVGPHRMSAEQKGLVLRTSVAAGVGLLEVDPERLGLVLSNLVSNAVRHSAPGGRVEVGVRQEAGRVRFEVRDEGPGVAPEHQRRVFEKFYRVPGAPGGGAGLGLSIVREIVEAHEGEVGLETEPGQGACFWFDVPAVPPSPREGRDERGRA
- a CDS encoding APC family permease, yielding MPTHPGEPARSAPPPPLPPAPGAAPALPRPRGWRRRLLGGARSVQDPGVFHHVSLVAFLAWVGLGADGLSSSAYGPEEAFKALGAHTYLAVGLALATAFTVFVISYGYSRIIEQFPFGGGGYVVATRLLGAGAGVVSGSALIVDYVLTITISVAAGADALFSLGPHLGAWKLPAVFAVIALLVLMNLRGVKESVTVLTPIFLAFLVGHAVLIAGAVLGRLSELPALAAEVRSGYAEGLGTLGGVGMLALFLRAYSLGGGTYTGIEAVSNGLAIMREPKVHTGKRTMLLMAVSLALTAAGITLAYLLLRVSPVEGKTMNAVLAERFAAGLPLHAGGGAVGHAFVLLILVSEALLLFVAAQAGFIDGPRVMANMASDSWLPHRFSQLSDRLVTQNGVLLMGGASLAALLYTRGDVGHLVVLYSINVFVTFSLSQAAMCRFWLRGRRRHADWKRHIAVHVVGLMLCLGILGVTVYEKFGQGGWVTLALTGLLVALCFLIRAHYRGVRRNLRRLDEILPALPREASGEARALEPLAPTAVLLVGEYAGLGVHQLLAVERLFPRHFRNYVFVSVGVVDSASFKDVEEVEEVRQRTQAALARYVALARRLGFAADARMGVGTETVAEAERLCREVARVYPRSVFFAGKLVFQREKWFQGLLHNETGYALQRRLQFAGLDAMVLPVRVLGTAA